The following are from one region of the Anaeropeptidivorans aminofermentans genome:
- a CDS encoding CYTH domain-containing protein: MEIERKYLIKSSAPDLQGFKALDIIQGYISFSPTIRLRKQNDSYFLTVKSSGLLEREEFELPISHESFENLWKKIESYPVEKIRYLIPLENGLTAELDVYKNDLEPLRTVEVEFESVEASEAFIPPEWFAEEVTFDHRYKNGNIARNRLNDIKI, translated from the coding sequence ATGGAAATAGAAAGGAAATACCTAATTAAAAGTTCGGCTCCTGATCTTCAAGGCTTTAAAGCACTTGATATCATTCAGGGATATATCTCTTTTTCCCCTACAATACGCTTAAGAAAGCAAAATGATTCATATTTTCTCACAGTGAAATCTTCAGGTCTTTTAGAAAGAGAAGAATTTGAGCTTCCCATAAGCCATGAATCCTTTGAAAATCTTTGGAAAAAAATAGAATCCTATCCCGTTGAAAAAATAAGATATCTCATTCCCTTAGAAAACGGGCTTACAGCGGAACTAGATGTGTATAAAAACGACCTGGAACCCCTTAGAACCGTAGAGGTGGAATTTGAATCCGTAGAAGCTTCAGAGGCGTTTATTCCGCCTGAATGGTTCGCAGAGGAAGTCACTTTCGACCATAGATATAAAAATGGAAACATTGCCAGAAACAGACTTAATGATATAAAAATATAA
- a CDS encoding M23 family metallopeptidase → MYKWINPLTGIITSGFGERINPVLNKKELHNGIDIAADEGTGVLAVQNGTVTRIYRSSTYGNAMEYKTDNGYDVMYAHLKKVLVKEGDRVEKGQIVALSGKTGLVTGPHLHYTLIKDGKLIDPITFVELPYTADVKANLTKK, encoded by the coding sequence ATGTATAAATGGATTAACCCTTTGACTGGCATTATAACATCGGGCTTCGGGGAGAGAATCAATCCTGTGTTAAATAAAAAAGAGCTGCACAACGGAATAGACATTGCCGCAGATGAGGGGACAGGCGTTCTTGCCGTTCAAAACGGAACGGTTACAAGAATTTACAGGTCTTCCACCTATGGAAACGCAATGGAATATAAAACAGACAACGGATACGATGTAATGTATGCCCATTTAAAGAAAGTTCTTGTAAAAGAAGGAGACAGAGTAGAAAAGGGCCAGATCGTTGCCCTTTCAGGAAAAACAGGCCTTGTTACAGGCCCCCATCTTCACTATACGCTTATAAAGGACGGAAAGCTGATTGATCCTATTACCTTTGTAGAGCTTCCCTATACTGCTGATGTCAAAGCAAACCTTACGAAGAAATAA
- a CDS encoding mechanosensitive ion channel family protein: protein MSYYFSTFAIAEKLGLKGFLFDYEKLEVVLFKLLYVVLSIIIAVICIGLSKSLVKKLIKPVKLRDGTIISEKRANTLQSVLESFFKYIIYFIAAYMILSEISNSRINSVFNAIAAAAGVAVGLGAQNLIKDVIAGLFIIFEGQLSLGDMVEIESKMGIVESIGLRNIRIKAFTGEIHMIPNGSIGIVTNWQKTTAVSFIKIYVPYDENIGKVFDAINIELDMIGDNGIDGLVSRPNLLGIGDLSETNVQISISAESATAKRFSVEREIRLRIKKRFEEENIKVPYKFGGK, encoded by the coding sequence ATGAGTTACTATTTTTCCACTTTTGCAATTGCAGAAAAGCTTGGCTTAAAGGGCTTTTTATTTGATTATGAAAAGCTTGAAGTAGTGCTTTTTAAGCTGCTTTATGTTGTATTAAGCATAATCATCGCTGTTATTTGCATAGGCCTTTCTAAAAGTCTTGTAAAAAAGCTTATAAAGCCTGTAAAGCTCAGAGACGGTACAATTATTTCTGAAAAAAGGGCCAATACCCTCCAGTCTGTTTTAGAAAGCTTTTTTAAATATATTATATATTTTATAGCTGCCTATATGATTCTTTCAGAGATAAGCAATTCAAGGATAAACTCTGTTTTTAACGCTATTGCCGCCGCTGCGGGGGTTGCTGTGGGTCTTGGTGCCCAAAACCTTATAAAAGACGTTATAGCAGGCCTTTTCATTATATTTGAAGGCCAGCTTTCTCTTGGGGATATGGTTGAAATTGAGTCGAAAATGGGTATTGTTGAGTCTATAGGGCTTAGAAATATAAGAATTAAGGCTTTTACGGGAGAAATCCATATGATACCGAACGGCTCTATTGGTATCGTTACCAACTGGCAAAAAACTACCGCTGTAAGCTTTATAAAAATATATGTTCCTTATGATGAAAATATAGGGAAGGTTTTCGACGCAATCAATATAGAGCTTGATATGATAGGCGATAACGGCATAGACGGCCTTGTTTCAAGGCCGAATCTTCTTGGCATCGGAGATTTATCCGAAACTAATGTACAGATTAGTATCAGTGCCGAATCAGCTACTGCTAAGCGCTTTTCCGTTGAAAGAGAAATAAGGCTTAGGATTAAAAAGCGCTTCGAAGAGGAAAATATAAAAGTGCCTTATAAATTTGGAGGAAAATAA
- a CDS encoding TIGR03960 family B12-binding radical SAM protein, giving the protein MTIPEEILLRVTKPARYIGGEINMVKKNPENVDIRFAFCFPDVYEIGMSHLGLEILYYFFNRREDTYCERVFAPWTDMEEIMREEKIPLFTLESFDPLNKFDFIGFTLQYEMSYTNLINMLDLAGIPILSKDRKGKDYPIICAGGPCAYNPEPLADIVDFFYIGEGEAGLDKVLDLYKKNKKNNGGREKFLESILDCGGIYVPEFYDVEYDETGEIKSFKPNHEKAPEKIMKLIVKDMDNVFYPERQLVPLIETVHSRAALEIFRGCIRGCRFCQAGFVYRPVREKSWDKLMEKANTLIENTGHEEISLISLSTSDYTGFAPLATGLINEFTDKKVNISLPSLRIDAFNLDIMNKVQEVRKSSLTFAPEAGTQRLRDIINKGLTEEEILEGAKLAFEGGWNRVKLYFMMGLPGETYNDIEGIAKLAESIADKYYEMPKENRSQPVSLVLSTACFVPKPFTPFQWEGQNTYQEFMEKQRFLKSKISRKQIRYNYHDAYLSVLEGVIARGDRRVSKLIIRAWELGARFDGWTDLFKPELWEQAFKDTGISIDFYSTRQRSTDEILPWDHLDIGVSKAFFKRELENSRNEKVTLNCRADCSGCGAALFGGGVCYE; this is encoded by the coding sequence ATGACAATACCTGAAGAAATACTGCTGCGGGTTACGAAGCCTGCACGATATATAGGCGGAGAAATCAATATGGTAAAGAAGAACCCTGAAAATGTGGATATTCGCTTTGCTTTTTGTTTCCCCGATGTATATGAAATTGGCATGAGCCATCTTGGTTTAGAAATTCTCTATTATTTTTTTAACAGACGTGAAGACACATACTGTGAAAGGGTTTTTGCCCCATGGACAGATATGGAAGAAATTATGCGTGAAGAGAAAATACCTCTTTTTACCCTTGAAAGCTTCGACCCTTTAAATAAATTTGATTTTATAGGCTTTACGTTGCAGTATGAAATGAGCTATACAAATTTAATTAATATGCTTGATTTGGCTGGAATCCCCATTCTCTCAAAAGACAGGAAAGGCAAGGATTATCCCATCATATGCGCCGGAGGACCCTGCGCCTATAATCCGGAGCCCCTTGCGGATATCGTAGATTTTTTCTATATCGGTGAAGGGGAAGCAGGCCTTGACAAGGTTCTTGATTTATACAAGAAAAACAAGAAAAATAACGGCGGAAGGGAAAAATTTCTCGAAAGCATTTTGGACTGCGGCGGTATCTATGTGCCTGAATTTTATGATGTGGAATATGATGAAACGGGAGAAATAAAATCCTTTAAGCCTAATCATGAAAAAGCCCCTGAAAAAATAATGAAACTAATCGTAAAGGATATGGATAATGTTTTTTATCCTGAACGGCAGCTTGTTCCTCTTATAGAAACAGTACACAGCAGAGCCGCCCTTGAAATATTCAGAGGCTGTATCAGAGGGTGCAGATTCTGTCAGGCCGGGTTCGTATACAGGCCCGTAAGAGAAAAATCCTGGGACAAGCTTATGGAAAAAGCCAACACCCTCATAGAAAATACAGGCCATGAGGAAATTTCTCTGATTTCTTTAAGTACAAGCGACTATACAGGTTTTGCCCCTCTTGCCACAGGGCTTATTAATGAATTTACAGACAAGAAGGTGAATATTTCTTTGCCTTCCTTGAGAATAGATGCTTTTAATCTTGACATTATGAATAAGGTTCAGGAAGTAAGAAAATCAAGCCTTACATTTGCCCCAGAAGCAGGTACCCAAAGACTTCGAGACATCATCAACAAAGGTCTTACGGAAGAAGAAATCCTGGAAGGGGCAAAGCTTGCCTTTGAAGGCGGCTGGAACAGGGTTAAGCTTTATTTTATGATGGGGCTCCCCGGTGAAACTTATAATGATATTGAAGGCATTGCAAAGCTTGCGGAAAGCATTGCGGATAAATATTATGAAATGCCAAAGGAAAACAGAAGCCAGCCTGTAAGCCTTGTTTTAAGCACGGCTTGTTTTGTTCCGAAGCCTTTTACGCCCTTTCAATGGGAAGGGCAGAACACCTATCAAGAGTTTATGGAGAAACAGCGTTTTCTTAAAAGTAAAATTTCCAGAAAGCAAATCAGATATAATTACCATGACGCTTATTTAAGCGTATTGGAAGGCGTTATTGCCAGAGGTGACAGAAGGGTTTCAAAGCTTATTATAAGGGCTTGGGAGCTTGGTGCGAGGTTCGACGGCTGGACGGATTTATTTAAGCCTGAACTGTGGGAGCAGGCTTTTAAGGATACGGGAATTTCCATAGATTTTTATTCTACAAGGCAGAGAAGCACAGACGAGATTCTTCCATGGGATCATTTAGACATCGGCGTATCCAAGGCCTTTTTCAAAAGAGAGCTTGAAAACAGCAGGAATGAAAAAGTAACATTAAATTGCAGGGCCGATTGCAGCGGCTGCGGAGCGGCATTATTCGGCGGAGGTGTCTGCTATGAATAA
- a CDS encoding TIGR03936 family radical SAM-associated protein gives MNNENIKYRLKFEKIMRLKFIGHLDLLDIFQRTINRAGLPIAYSQGFNPHQLMSFALPLTLGFEGRGEYIDIELTEERDTSIIKESLNKSFPEGLLIISARKLEKGEKSGASLTEGALYDVIVPEDFKITQKDIDGFLNLKEIKIMKKGKKKTVEEDIRPDIYEIKFFDEERQRIQMLISQGSMRNVKPEAVMTEICKFVGREFIFHKYKFIRLELLKRTDSGFAAL, from the coding sequence ATGAATAATGAAAATATAAAGTACAGGCTTAAATTTGAGAAAATAATGCGTCTTAAATTTATAGGTCATCTTGATTTGCTGGATATATTTCAAAGGACTATCAATAGAGCAGGGCTTCCCATAGCTTATTCTCAAGGGTTTAATCCTCATCAGCTAATGTCCTTTGCCCTTCCCTTAACCTTAGGCTTTGAAGGAAGGGGAGAATATATTGATATTGAACTTACAGAAGAAAGAGATACGTCCATCATAAAAGAAAGCCTTAATAAATCCTTCCCGGAAGGCCTTTTAATAATTTCTGCAAGAAAGCTTGAAAAAGGTGAAAAATCCGGTGCCTCTCTTACAGAAGGCGCATTATATGATGTTATTGTGCCGGAGGATTTTAAAATTACGCAAAAGGATATTGACGGCTTTTTAAACCTTAAAGAAATAAAAATCATGAAAAAAGGCAAAAAAAAGACCGTGGAAGAAGATATACGCCCTGACATTTATGAAATTAAATTCTTTGACGAAGAAAGGCAAAGGATTCAAATGCTCATAAGCCAAGGCTCCATGAGGAATGTAAAGCCTGAGGCTGTTATGACGGAAATATGCAAATTTGTGGGCAGAGAATTTATCTTCCATAAATACAAATTTATAAGGCTTGAGCTTCTGAAAAGAACGGATTCGGGCTTTGCAGCCCTGTAG